The nucleotide sequence GCCGCATTCACTGCCCGCATGCTGCTGCTGCACCGCTGGCGCCGCATCGTGCTGCACGATCCGCAACTGCCCGCCGGCATGCTGGCCACGGACTGGCCCGGCCATGCGGCGCGTGCCCTGTGTCGCCGGCTGTACTGGGCCTTGTTCGAGGCCTCGGAAGCGCATCTGGGGGAGGTCGCCGGCCACGGCGAGGCGCACTACCGGCCGCTGGCGGCGGAGGCGCTGCGGCGCTTCGGCGGCCCGGCGGCCGCGGCGGCGGAAGCAATCGCGACAGGGTCGCCGGCACGGGCGAGCGCCTGACGCGGGCGGGCGTGGGCAAGGCGAGCGCTCCGATGCCGGGCGCCTGCATGCCGGCCCCCTACGCCGGGCACACCGCCGATCTCAGACCTTCAGGAAGTGCTCGCGGTAGTGCTTGAGCTCGTCGATGGAATCGTGGATATCCGACAGGGCTTCGTGGCGGCTTTTTTTCTCGAAGCTTTTGTAGACATCCGGACGCCAGCGCCGGGCCAGTTCCTTCAAGGTGCTGACGTCCAGGTTGCGGTAATGAAAGAATTGCTCCAGCCTGGGCATGTAGCGGAACATGAAGCGCCGGTCCTGGCTGATGGTATTGCCGCACAAGGGCGACTTGCCGGCCGGCACATGCTGTGAGAGAAAGGCGATCAGGATGTCCTCGGCCTGGCTTTCGGTCATGGTGGACGCCTTCACCTTGTCGATCAGGCCGCTCTTGCCGTGGGTGGCCTT is from Bordetella bronchialis and encodes:
- the orn gene encoding oligoribonuclease, whose amino-acid sequence is MALNENRLVWLDMEMTGLDPEKERIIEVAVVVTEPDLTLVAEGPALVIHQPDSLLDAMDSWNKATHGKSGLIDKVKASTMTESQAEDILIAFLSQHVPAGKSPLCGNTISQDRRFMFRYMPRLEQFFHYRNLDVSTLKELARRWRPDVYKSFEKKSRHEALSDIHDSIDELKHYREHFLKV